One window from the genome of Balneola sp. encodes:
- a CDS encoding methylmalonyl Co-A mutase-associated GTPase MeaB: protein MPKKELSAQEFIDGIVSGNRMLLSRAITLIESTKQEHLDLAQEIIEGCLPHSGNSIRIGITGVPGVGKSTFIEAFGNYIIDEQDRSLAVLAVDPSSSKTRGSILGDKTRMETLSHHPKAYIRPTPTSGSLGGVARSTRETITLCEAAGFDTILIETVGVGQSETAVHSMVDFFLLLMLAGAGDELQGIKRGIMEMADSIVINKADSGNEDAAKRAMAEYKNALHLFPPTDSGWIPKVTTCSAFHNKGIPDVWEIVDEFVRHTKTKGYFEQQRKEQANYWLNESINQELHHAFYGDPKLKSRLESYRKQVQEGEISSYKAARDLMKEFLGS, encoded by the coding sequence ATGCCTAAAAAAGAACTTTCAGCTCAGGAATTTATAGATGGCATTGTTTCCGGAAACCGCATGCTTCTTAGCCGGGCCATCACTCTTATAGAAAGTACTAAGCAAGAACATCTGGATTTAGCTCAGGAAATTATTGAAGGCTGCCTGCCTCATTCCGGAAATTCCATTCGCATTGGCATTACCGGAGTCCCCGGCGTGGGAAAGAGTACCTTTATAGAGGCGTTCGGAAACTATATCATTGATGAACAAGATCGCTCATTAGCCGTTCTTGCAGTTGACCCCAGCAGCTCAAAAACCCGGGGAAGCATTCTTGGCGACAAAACGCGCATGGAGACGCTATCTCACCACCCCAAGGCTTACATCCGGCCTACCCCCACTTCGGGCTCTCTGGGTGGCGTAGCAAGGAGCACGCGTGAAACCATAACCCTTTGCGAAGCGGCAGGTTTTGATACTATTCTCATTGAAACCGTTGGCGTTGGTCAGTCAGAAACGGCCGTACATTCAATGGTTGATTTCTTTTTACTGTTGATGCTGGCCGGGGCCGGAGATGAGCTTCAGGGTATTAAAAGGGGCATCATGGAAATGGCCGACTCTATTGTCATCAACAAAGCTGATTCAGGAAACGAAGATGCTGCAAAGCGAGCAATGGCAGAGTATAAAAATGCGTTGCACCTTTTCCCTCCCACTGATTCCGGCTGGATTCCTAAAGTTACCACCTGTTCTGCTTTTCACAACAAAGGAATTCCTGATGTTTGGGAAATTGTGGATGAATTTGTTCGCCACACAAAAACCAAAGGTTACTTTGAACAGCAGCGCAAAGAACAAGCAAACTACTGGCTCAACGAAAGCATCAATCAGGAACTCCATCATGCCTTTTATGGAGATCCTAAATTGAAGTCCCGATTGGAATCTTATCGAAAGCAGGTACAGGAAGGTGAAATTTCTTCGTATAAGGCTGCCCGGGATTTGATGAAAGAGTTTTTGGGTAGTTAA
- a CDS encoding methylmalonyl-CoA mutase: protein MKKDFSKIDFNPSAATKKETQNEQVWETPEKISVKQQFSKDDIQELEHLNYAAGIPPYLRGPYSTMYAVRPWTIRQYAGFSTAEESNAFYRKNLEAGQKGLSVAFDLATHRGYDSDHPRVSGDVGKAGVAIDSVEDMKILFDQIPLDKMSVSMTMNGAVIPVMAFYIVAAEEQGVKPEQLAGTIQNDILKEFMVRNTYIYPPKPSMKIIGDIFEYTSQNMPRFNSISVSGYHMQEAGATCDIELAYTLADGLEYLRTGIEAGMDIDEFAPRISFFWGIGMNHFMEIAKMRAARMLWAKIVKSFNPKNTKSLSLRTHSQTSGWSLTEQDPFNNVARTTIEAMAAALGHTQSLHTNALDEAIALPTDFSARIARNTQLYLQEETGITKAVDPWAGSYYVEYLTDKIARRAWSLIGEVEELGGMAKAIETGIPKMRIEEAAARKQARIDSGKDTIVGVNKFQTDEKSEIDVRDVDNVKVRKSQIERINKMKEDRDDDAVKTALNKLTQGAESGDGNLLALAIDAARERATLGEISDAMEEAFGRYKATIKSISGVYSSELKNNDQFKAALEAADQFAELDGRRPRIMVAKMGQDGHDRGAKVISTSFADLGFDVDIGPLFQTPEEAARQAVENDVHILGVSSLAGGHKTLVPEVISELKKQDREDIIVIAGGVIPQQDYDFLYDAGVTAVFGPGTVIPKAAKQILDVLIENYSNA from the coding sequence ATGAAGAAAGACTTTTCAAAGATCGATTTCAATCCATCCGCAGCTACAAAAAAAGAAACCCAAAATGAACAAGTTTGGGAAACACCTGAGAAGATTTCAGTGAAGCAGCAGTTTTCCAAAGATGACATTCAGGAACTAGAGCACCTGAATTACGCAGCCGGAATTCCTCCTTATCTCCGGGGACCCTACTCGACCATGTATGCTGTTCGGCCATGGACTATTCGCCAATACGCAGGTTTTTCTACAGCGGAAGAATCAAATGCTTTTTACAGAAAAAACTTAGAGGCTGGGCAGAAAGGTCTTTCTGTAGCTTTTGACTTGGCCACCCACCGAGGATATGATTCTGACCATCCCAGAGTTTCAGGTGATGTAGGCAAAGCCGGTGTTGCTATCGATTCGGTTGAGGATATGAAAATCCTTTTCGACCAAATTCCTTTAGATAAAATGTCGGTTTCCATGACCATGAATGGAGCTGTAATTCCCGTCATGGCTTTCTACATTGTAGCTGCTGAAGAGCAGGGCGTAAAACCGGAACAGCTTGCGGGAACCATCCAAAATGATATCCTCAAAGAGTTCATGGTTCGGAATACCTACATCTATCCACCGAAGCCATCTATGAAAATTATAGGGGATATTTTTGAATACACCTCACAGAATATGCCCCGTTTCAATTCCATTTCCGTGAGTGGCTACCATATGCAGGAAGCGGGTGCTACTTGTGATATTGAACTTGCTTACACCTTAGCCGATGGACTCGAGTATCTGCGGACCGGGATTGAAGCCGGAATGGATATTGACGAATTCGCTCCGCGTATCTCATTCTTCTGGGGAATTGGGATGAACCATTTTATGGAGATCGCCAAGATGAGGGCCGCGCGTATGTTGTGGGCTAAAATTGTGAAGTCTTTCAACCCAAAGAATACAAAATCACTTTCGCTTCGAACACATTCTCAAACTTCAGGATGGAGTCTAACCGAACAAGATCCCTTCAATAATGTAGCCCGTACGACTATTGAAGCAATGGCTGCTGCGTTGGGGCATACTCAGTCTCTACATACCAACGCCTTAGATGAGGCCATTGCGCTGCCTACAGATTTCTCAGCCCGTATTGCTCGAAATACTCAGCTTTATCTTCAGGAAGAAACCGGAATAACTAAAGCCGTGGACCCGTGGGCCGGCTCTTATTATGTTGAGTATCTGACCGATAAGATTGCCCGACGTGCCTGGTCGCTTATTGGTGAAGTAGAAGAATTAGGCGGCATGGCCAAAGCGATTGAGACTGGAATTCCCAAAATGAGAATTGAAGAAGCTGCTGCCAGAAAACAAGCACGAATCGATTCCGGGAAAGACACCATTGTAGGAGTGAACAAATTCCAAACGGATGAAAAATCAGAAATTGATGTACGGGATGTAGATAATGTGAAAGTTCGGAAGTCTCAAATCGAACGCATCAACAAAATGAAGGAAGACCGTGATGATGATGCCGTCAAAACAGCTCTCAATAAACTAACACAAGGTGCTGAATCAGGTGATGGAAATTTATTAGCTTTAGCCATTGATGCTGCCCGAGAAAGAGCTACACTTGGCGAGATTTCAGACGCCATGGAAGAAGCTTTTGGGCGATATAAAGCAACCATAAAATCAATTTCCGGCGTGTATTCTTCTGAACTCAAAAATAACGATCAGTTTAAAGCAGCTCTCGAAGCAGCAGACCAATTTGCTGAGTTGGATGGTCGCCGCCCAAGAATCATGGTTGCCAAAATGGGTCAGGATGGGCATGACCGTGGCGCGAAGGTTATTTCTACCAGCTTTGCTGATTTAGGTTTTGATGTAGATATCGGCCCGCTCTTTCAAACCCCTGAAGAAGCTGCCCGGCAAGCTGTTGAAAATGACGTGCATATTTTGGGTGTTTCTAGTCTTGCAGGCGGACATAAAACCTTAGTCCCGGAAGTTATTTCAGAACTCAAGAAACAAGACCGAGAAGATATCATAGTAATTGCCGGCGGAGTGATCCCTCAACAAGATTACGATTTCTTATATGATGCAGGAGTTACAGCTGTATTTGGTCCCGGAACGGTAATTCCCAAAGCAGCAAAACAAATTCTGGATGTGTTGATTGAAAACTATTCCAATGCCTAA